The Podospora pseudocomata strain CBS 415.72m chromosome 1 map unlocalized CBS415.72m_1, whole genome shotgun sequence genome has a segment encoding these proteins:
- a CDS encoding uncharacterized protein (EggNog:ENOG503NZ3G; COG:S), giving the protein MTMTSPFSHDGGRRARLQQIAAAWGIHPTIPPVTVQQRPPQRRTPQDDFQAEELLKRQRLSASADGNKSSQNASIKRAFSSNKKPSGTWDPNEIFEALDALVTNRGAPGVADALIAKLVNAGGNVNVSTIKNKTNLLTRRKSLENLERSRVLQRAVQNRHTDMVAVLVQYADPLTLDAALPLAIRSGDLEMLAMLLHQGANSTQTQDAQDAFRQLCIMGGHADLVGLILQSEGRPSSQWISMSMVDATRKGCFHTVMRLSRSTADGDYHKAEALKTAISQCRVDIALAILTGTKPPTQGGQGVLESFAQLVEHPSLGPNDRLPFTEALLCAGASGEPIAMALAQASVNEYYDMVDLLVSYGASIEHQEAAIVRHALSTGRTSLAQLLLSERSTLSPAYASECLDSIPKTIAPEDRHAMLSLLLRKGASGPPLHEVLIDVVKANDLQSAQLLLTPQFPGGQPASSHNLGNWKHGVVAVRHAVASVDHRNGLALSIAVQMGQLQMVKQLLAGRPSTQTLDHIFPLVRALQPTIRYQIAEQFLTAGLSSPCVSVALQEAIEEQPPRRDENFISMLLRFNADVNFNDGAGVLSAIAIRDLPLLERLLTNKPAPQTMAAAVMKAMEEPDREIRYRMLSLLVPSAGRGETSQALVHALAVKPVDMQLVRLLLEQGRADANFDHGASVTSAINDPEPSLLELVLQYGGPSPDTLFQGLAMLSEVPTNQVKATKVDSILRRTRDKNILNAILVKEVQTLLKITPEKRQLGVISSLLAAGADVNSNKAAALSCAVKAADSAIVDLLFTVNPNATSLAAALPQSLNILDPMDRLTFTQKLIESGAPGAEANRALVYAINAHPNDLPLISLLATHADSSGGDALLTAIKKENPEIVQLVLDKSSTVYSQQVLQDGLVDALLVANKTKRVAICKALLVKGVKGQIVSDALLSAASDGDIELGRVLSDYGASADHRDGQAIVEACGAGAKDVMEMLLRGQGGQVGEQTLIKGFLAASQVVDLKRREDVFRILLQKGVKGEVVDAQLVSAAKFGDDGEGLVRLLLQHGASVDYNAGEAIWNVTRGANMGCLKLMLGIDSGREQEKKPNKVTLLRSLKASRKLSRDSRLQVVDWLFQAGMPPCEEVNIALNKVVKEDPDLRLVGLLLKNGASPLSNGCETLTDAAQMLLVDVLQLLLAGDIPQKDVSWTFKQAFTPQASVTWFTEKGFLVAKMLLAKGAEGESLTLALMTAIDAYDAEKDELARRFASLLLQHKVDVSYEDGIVLRKAAQRADADLIRQVLQQNPDSRAVSIAFGYIFDHADLSEEDTLRLITLFTEYHDGEERLDVMFPPAVGTEPVLFRALNKFPRSAKIMETLLDAGYYHDQLTTMRVMEGIDEEEQVNLLFWAISQPQKRVSNSVIELLVIRGAKVNFETKISKTTPLMLAIRAKRQDVVKCLILAGAEVDVMDVTGNTPMTMATEMGGELGTSIMSNILAADPNASQNDGSVHNAARELNLQALKVLVDFGHDVDFPSTLHGGRSALGELCLNAASGGSLTASQEKQMQKCMSYLIREAGSDLTIQCEGKTVLLLALESLDPIATTSALLKTGVWKYINEPYNQFTDGTYTYSPSQYVQRVLPNIKTKAQLLELLKANRCKDVFYGNDPVQPQPEGAMNLPPELLRAERERRALETRIQKEKQEHNAALTRQKEIADFQNQLFKTRAEIEDSRTRRMRQDELDFHQTRQRQADQAFAKELQRRKAEREANVEAEQRLTEAGLTRARLIKEAELEMEERKQEKMIDYANQMSSVRVREREAIDRVDAASEARMTKRLQEHRRLVEGQNQLAGRLQNGVDGQGRRLGGYITGELD; this is encoded by the exons ATGACGATGACTTCACCCTTTAGCCACGACGGTGGTCGTCGGGCACGGCTCCAACAGATCGCCGCCGCTTGGGGTATCCACCCAACCATTCCACCGGTAACAGTTCAACAGCGACCTCCACAACGACGAACACCACAAGATGATTTTCAAGCAGAAGAGTTATTGAAGCGGCAAAGACTGAGCGCCTCTGCGGACGGCAACAAAAGTTCTCAAAATGCAAGCATCAAACGCGCTTTCAGCTCAAACAAAAAGCCCTCAGGAACCTGGGATCCCAACGAAATATTCGAGGCTCTGGACGCTCTGGTCACCAATCGAGGAGCACCAGGCGTTGCGGATGCCTTGATTGCCAAGCTGGTGAACGCGGGAGGAAATGTCAATGTGTCAACCATCAAAAACAAGACCAACCTGCTCACTCGGAGAAAAAGCTTGGAGAACTTGGAAAGAAGCAGAGTGCTGCAAAGGGCGGTTCAAAACCGGCACACCGACATGGTTGCTGTCTTGGTCCAGTATGCCGATCCCCTCACCCTGGATGCGGCGCTTCCTCTTGCGATACGATCTGGGGATCTAGAAATGCTGGCCATGTTGCTTCACCAAGGGGCCAACTCCACGCAAACCCAAGATGCCCAGGACGCCTTCAGGCAGCTCTGCATCATGGGTGGCCATGCGGATCTAGTCGGCTTGATCTTGCAATCGGAAGGaaggccatcatcacaatGGATATCCATGTCCATGGTTGACGCTACACGTAAAGGCTGCTTTCATACAGTTATGAGGCTCAGCCGGTCGACAGCTGATGGGGACTACCACAAAGCCGAAGCGCTCAAGACGGCCATCTCCCAGTGCAGGGTCGATATCGCCCTTGCCATCCTTACCGGTACAAAACCACCTACACAGGGTGGCCAGGGTGTTCTGGAAAGCTTTGCACAGTTGGTGGAACACCCCTCACTTGGTCCCAATGACAGACTTCCCTTCACCGAGGCCCTCCTCTGTGCTGGTGCTTCAGGGGAACCGATTGCGATGGCACTCGCTCAAGCTTCTGTCAACGAGTATTATGATATGGTCGATTTACTCGTGTCTTATGGAGCTTCAATTGAGCACCAAGAGGCTGCCATTGTGCGGCACGCCTTGTCCACCGGACGAACTAGCTTGGCCCAGTTATTACTGAGCGAAAGGTCTACACTTAGCCCAGCATATGCCTCGGAATGCCTCGATAGCATACCGAAAACTATTGCACCCGAGGATCGGCATGCTATGCTCAGTCTCCTGCTTCGAAAAGGGGCAAGCGGGCCCCCTCTACACGAAGTGCTTATCGATGTCGTAAAGGCCAACGACCTTCAATCTGCCCAACTTTTACTTACCCCACAGTTTCCCGGTGGGCAGCCAGCCTCTAGTCACAACTTAGGAAACTGGAAGCATGGTGTGGTAGCTGTTAGACACGCGGTTGCGTCAGTTGATCACAGGAATGGTCTGGCCTTGAGCATCGCGGTCCAGATGGGTCAGTTGCAAATGGTGAAACAGCTGTTGGCCGGTAGGCCAAGTACACAAACTCTGGACCATATCTTTCCTCTCGTTCGAGCCCTTCAGCCGACGATTCGATATCAGATCGCCGAACAGTTTCTAACCGCGGGCTTGTCGAGCCCCTGTGTTTCGGTCGCTCTGCAAGAGGCGATCGAAGAACAGCCTCCACGCCGAGACGAAAACTTTATAAGCATGCTTCTCAGATTCAACGCCGACGTCAATTTCAACGATGGTGCTGGCGTCTTGTCGGCTATAGCTATTCGGGATCTCCCTCTTCTAGAAAGGTTGCTCACAAATAAGCCAGCACCTCAAACAATGGCTGCTGCCGTTATGAAGGCTATGGAAGAGCCGGATAGGGAGATACGATACCGCATGCTTAGCCTGCTTGTTCCGAGCGCCGGTCGTGGTGAGACATCGCAAGCACTGGTACATGCTCTGGCCGTCAAGCCCGTGGATATGCAACTTGTCAGGCTTCTCCTGGAACAAGGACGGGCAGATGCCAACTTCGACCATGGAGCATCTGTTACTTCAG CCATTAATGATCCCGAACCATCATTGCTGGAACTGGTCCTACAATACGGTGGCCCCAGTCCAGACACACTCTTTCAAGGGCTGGCCATGTTGTCAGAGGTGCCGACAAACCAAGTAAAAGCGACCAAGGTTGACTCCATTCTTCGCCGAACACGGGATAAGAACATCCTGAACGCCATACTTGTCAAAGAGGTCCAGACGCTTCTCAAGATAACACCAGAAAAGCGCCAACTTGGCGTCATCTCTTCACTTCTCGCAGCCGGAGCGGATGTAAACTCCAATAAAGCGGCCGCTCTGTCGTGCGCCGTGAAGGCGGCCGACTCTGCCATAGTCGACCTGTTATTCACCGTCAACCCCAATGCTACATCACTCGCCGCGGCCCTCCCACAATCGCTCAATATTCTTGACCCCATGGATAGACTAACGTTCACCCAGAAACTGATAGAATCAGGAGCGCCAGGAGCCGAGGCCAACCGGGCATTGGTTTATGCAATCAATGCCCACCCGAACGACCTACCTCTTATTTCACTCCTTGCTACCCATGCGGATTCCTCTGGGGGCGACGCTCTCCTCACCGCCATCAAAAAGGAAAACCCTGAGATTGTACAGCTGGTGCTGGACAAGTCGTCCACGGTTTACTCGCAACAAGTACTGCaggatgggttggtggatgCGCTCTTGGTTGCAAACAAAACCAAAAGAGTGGCCATATGCAAGGCGCTGCTCGTTAAGGGGGTAAAGGGGCAGATTGTTTCTGATGCACTGCTGTCTGCTGCCTCAGACGGCGATATTGAGCTTGGAAGGGTTCTTTCGGACTACGGAGCAAGCGCTGATCACCGCGATGGACAAGCCATTGTGGAGGCTTGTGGAGCAGGAGCTAAGGATGTAATGGAGATGCTTTTAAGAGGCCAAGGTGGCCAGGTCGGGGAGCAAACCCTTATCAAGGGGTTCCTGGCAGCGAGCCAGGTTGTTGATCTGAAGCGCCGGGAGGATGTGTTCCGCATCTTACTCCAAAAGGGGGTCAaaggtgaggttgtggacGCACAGCTTGTTTCGGCGGCCAAgtttggagatgatggcgaaGGGCTCGTGAGACTGTTGCTTCAGCATGGGGCAAGCGTGGACTATAATGCTGGAGAGGCTATCTGGAATGTCACAAGAGGGGCAAATATGGGGTGCTTGAAGCTTATGCTTGGCATCGATAGCGGCAGGGAACaggaaaagaagccaaaCAAGGTGACCTTGCTGCGGTCGCTCAAGGCAAGCAGAAAGCTGAGCAGGGACTCGAGGTTACAGGTTGTGGATTGGTTGTTTCAAGCTGGAATGCCGCCATGCGAGGAGGTCAACATCGCTTTGAACAAAGTCGTGAAGGAGGATCCAGATTTgcggttggttgggctgTTGCTCAAGAACGGGGCATCGCCGCTGTCTAATGGCTGCGAGACGCTGACGGATGCAGCTCagatgctgctggtggatGTGTTACAGCTGCTATTGGCGGGTGACATCCCACAGAAGGATGTGTCATGGACCTTCAAACAAGCGTTCACCCCACAGGCATCGGTGACTTGGTTTACGGAGAAAGGTTTCCTGGTCGCGAAAATGTTACTCGCCAAGGGTGCAGAGGGGGAGAGCCTGACATTGGCGTTGATGACGGCCATCGATGCATATGACGCGGAGAAGGACGAGCTGGCGCGCAGATTCGCTAGTCTGCTACTTCAACACAAGGTTGACGTGTCTTACGAAGATGGCATCGTGCTGCGAAAGGCGGCTCAGCGGGCAGATGCAGACCTTATTCGACAGGTCCTACAACAGAATCCGGATTCAAGAGCCGTTTCCATCGCATTCGGCTACATTTTCGACCATGCGGATCTATCGGAAGAAGACACCCTTCGACTCATCACTCTCTTCACCGAATATCAcgatggagaggagaggcTAGACGTCATGTTTCCACCCGCTGTCGGTACCGAACCAGTGTTATTCCGAGCCTTGAACAAGTTTCCGCGGTCTGCCAAAATCATGGAGACGCTGCTTGATGCGGGCTATTACCACGATCAACTGACCACGATGAGAGTTATGGAGGGTATTGACGAGGAAGAACAGGTCAATTTGCTTTTCTGGGCCATTTCACAGCCACAGAAGCGGGTCAGCAATTCTGTCATTGAACTGCTGGTTATCCGTGGTGCAAAGGTGAATTTTGAGACCAAAATCTCCAAGACAACACCTCTCATGTTGGCTATCCGAGCCAAAAGGCAGGATGTGGTCAAATGTCTCATTCTCGCCGGTGCCGAGGTCGATGTGATGGATGTGACGGGCAACACGCCGATGACAATGGCAACTGAGATGGGTGGCGAACTGGGCACAAGCATCATGTCCAACATTTTGGCAGCTGATCCAAATGCAAGCCAGAATGATGGCTCTGTTCACAACGCGGCCAGGGAATTGAACCTACAGGCCCTGAAGGTCTTGGTCGATTTTGGCCATGATGTCGACTTTCCCAGCACCCTGCATGGTGGTCGGAGTGCACTGGGAGAGCTATGCCTAAACGCTGCAAGCGGAGGCTCGCTGACAGCAAGTCAGGAAAAACAAATGCAAAAGTGCATGAGTTATCTGATCAGGGAAGCTGGGTCAGATCTTACAATCCAGTGCGAGGGCAAGACTGTCCTACTGCTCGCGCTGGAGAGTCTGGATCCTATCGCCACAACAAGTGCCTTGCTGAAGACAGGGGTCTGGAAGTACATCAACGAGCCATACAACCAGTTCACTGACGGGACATACACATACTCGCCATCGCAATATGTCCAGCGAGTCCtacccaacatcaaaaccaAGGCTCAACTCTTGGAGCTGCTCAAAGCCAACCGTTGCAAGGACGTCTTTTACGGCAACGACCCtgtccaaccccaaccagaGGGCGCAATGAACCTGCCGCCCGAGCTTCTCCGAGCTGAACGTGAGCGTCGCGCCCTCGAGACTCGgatccaaaaagaaaaacaagaacACAACGCCGCCCTAACCCGCCAAAAAGAAATCGCCGACTTCCAAAACCAGCTCTTCAAGACCCGCGCCGAGATCGAAGACTCCCGCACCCGCCGCATGCGTCAAGACGAGCTTGACTTTCACCAGACACGCCAAAGACAAGCTGATCAGGCCTTTGCGAAAGAGCTTCAGCGACGGAAGGCTGAGCGGGAGGCGAACGTGGAAGCTGAGCAGCGCCTGACCGAGGCTGGCTTGACGAGGGCGAGGCTGATTAAGGAGgcggagctggagatggaggagaggaagcaggagaagatgaTTGACTATGCCAACCAGATGAGCTCAGTTAGGGTtcgggagagagaggcgaTCGACCGGGTTGATGCTGCGTCCGAGGCGAGGATGACGAAGCGGCTTCAGGAGCATAGGAGGTTGGTAGAGGGGCAGAATCAGCTGGCTGGTAGACTGCAGAATGGGGTTGATgggcaggggaggaggttgggggggtatATCACTGGGGAACTTGACTGA
- a CDS encoding uncharacterized protein (EggNog:ENOG503PE36), with product MMASLCRLLALLSTNMVKVFRIGGQLVFAQTSKLLDPRRTVYRLELKQPLFLPLIQFFATCYPRIRTYYPGWFLPPIIIVKKRKVGWEVELDREKQVYDVLKPLQRTVIPYLYGEGVYDGSPALVLSFIRGKTIYELLREGRLPKDKDLEPLRNSLQDALRALTVYGVEYTDMKTDNFLLTDYGRATVVDLEQAELNRANFWEGSTNNANVDYLMY from the exons atgatggctAGCCTTTGTAGGTTGCTAGCCCTCCTCTC CACTAACATGGTCAAGGTATTCCGTATCGGTGGCCAGCTTGTCTTTGCTCAGACTTCCAAGTTACTAGATCCGCGTCGTACCGTGTACCGCCTGGAGCTCAAACAGCCACTCTTTCTCCCATTAATCCAGTTTTTTGCCACTTGCTACCCTCGAATACGGACATACTACCCTGGATGGTTTCTCCCCCCGATAATCATTGTTAAAAAACGAAAGGTGGGCTGGGAAGTCGAGTTAGATAGGGAGAAGCAGGTCTACGATGTCTTGAAACCGCTTCAGAGAACTGTCATCCCATATCTCTACGGCGAGGGAGTATATGATGGGTCACCGGCCTTGGTTCTATCATTCATCCGTGGAAAGACTATTTACGAGCTCCTACGCGAGGGTAGATTACCTAAGGATAAGGACCTGGAACCCCTACGTAATAGCCTTCAAGATGCTCTTCGAGCGCTAACGGTGTATGGAGTCGAGTATACTGACATGAAAACGGATAACTTCCTGCTCACAGACTATGGGCGAGCGACGGTTGTCGACCTTGAGCAGGCAGAGCTAAATAGAGCAAACTTCTGGGAAGGAAGTACCAACAACGCCAATGTTGATTACCTCATGTATTAA